CGGCCAGCGCCGCAAGGCGCCGACGGTCACGAATGACGATTTCCGAGGCCTTGAGTGAGGTTATTAATCCCTCTGATTCAAATTGCGTGAATGTCCGGCTAATCGTTTCGGTAGTTACTCCAAGATAGTCTGAAATATCATAGCGGCTCATTGGCAAAATGATTTTATTCATCTGCCCATAAATTTTCATTCCTATCGCGTTTTGCTTTATCAAGAAGAAGGCTAGTCTTTCCTTCGCGCTCATTTTTCCGAGCGCCAAAATATGCATGCGTGATTCGGCAAGCTCATACATCAGCTTGTCCATGATCGCTTTTCGCAATTCAGGATGTTTGTTCGAATAGAAATCGACTTTATCCTTTGAAAATCGGCATAGCGAAACATCAGTGATCGATTCTATACTGAAATCGAAATCCGCTTTTTGCGATAGACCCATCAATGTCCCCGGCATCCCAAAATTCAAGATCTGCCGGCGTCCGTCGGGGAGGATTTTGAAAGACCGCGTCATGCCTCGGTTTATATTGAAATAGAATGGGGATTTCTCGCCATCATGGACAAAAACGGTTCCCGACCCGACCTTGGTATAGGACGCGGCATCGAAGAACGCCTGCATACCTTTGTTATGGAGGGTTTCGCAGAAGCTGAAACGCCTCGCCCAACACGATTTGCAAACGGTGTCATGTTGGAGCGCATGGGTATCGATGGTTCTGTGTCGTAAATTCGCCATAGGATATCGCTCGTCTTTCTACGCCGGACTTTCTAGACCGGGCTTTCTGCGCCGGGCTTTCTGCGCCAGCTCTCCCGGTCATGCGACATGCCACGCCGGAGGCTATGGCTGGCACTGCCCGTCGTTGGGAACAGCCGACCTTACGCCGCAATTTGCGCGCAGCGGCGGCGATTGTCGATCGAAATACGCATCCGATGGCAGAGCGCCACCGCCTGATTGACGTCCCGGTACATTCCGGGCAGTTTGGCGCGCGCTATCAGACCCCAAAGAAATCGGTAGAAAGACCCAGGAAACTATGCTTTCGCGCTTCTCGTCCCTGCGCGCCGCTCTGCTGTTGTCGGCAGCCATCGCCGTCGCCGGGTGCAATCCCTGGTGGCGGCAAACCCTCTCCGATTATCCGGTGTTCTTCACCCCGGGCTCGGCGGCACTCAACGAAACCGCCAAAGCGGTCATTCAGGTCGCCGCCGATTACGCGAAACAGCATACTAATCAAAATATTGTGGTCAACGGCTATACTGATCTCTCGGGTAGCGCCGCCGCCAACGCTGCCCTCTCCGCCGAACGCGCCAAAGCGGTGACCGAGCAGCTGGTCATCGACGGCGTCGCCCGTGAACGGATCCACTATAACGCCAACGGCCCCAGCGATGCCTTGCTTAGCGGCCAGGCCGACCGCCGCGTCGACATCACCATCGGCGGCTGAGACACGCCGGCCGCGCCGCCAAACCCTAAAAATCCGGGTTTGGCGGTGATTGCCGAGAGGCTTTCAGACTGGCGCGAGCCGGCGTTCCTCGTCGAACACCCGGTTCACGAGCCGGATCAGACGGTCGGCGGTGGCGGAATAGCCAGCCCGGTCAGCATCCTGGGCCAGGGTGATCAACCGGTCGGCGATCAAAAGCGGGCTGACTTTGCTGGCATCGGCGGAAACGCCATCGGCAGCGGCATCGGTCAAAGTAAGCATCGGATTTTTCCCCTCTCTCACAATCGAGGCGTTTCCTCGACCATCAGGGAAAGTGTCAAACAAACTCCTTGTACAATAGTTAACGGCACGAAAAATTCCGCAAAACGAAGACCCGCAAGGCCGAGGCCAACCCTTGTTCAGAAGTTCGCGCGGCATCGATCTCAGCCACCAAGGCCGCGAGCGCCATCCCGCGCGCTTCAGCGCACGCGACCAGCGCCGCCCAGAATTCCGCCTCGAGCGCGATCGACGTGCGGTGGCCGGCCAGCGTCACACTGCGTTTGACGAGCCCGCTCATGCCGCAAGTCGCGCCAGCGCCCAAGAAGCTGCCTCGGCGATCACCGGATCATCTGCCGCACAATGCCGGCGTGCGACCGCTGCGAGATTGATATTATTTGAATTACCAATAGCATAAAGCACGTTTCTGAGAAATCTTCGCCACCCGATCCGCTTGATCGGCGAGCCGCTGAAATGGCGGCGAAACCCCTCCTCGCCGAGCCCCGCGAGATCGGCCAGCGGCGGCGCGATCAAATCCGCCCGCGCGGCAAGCTTCGCCTCTCGCCCGGCAACGGCGAAGCGGTTCCACGGGCAGACCGCGAGGCAGTCATCGCAGCCATAGATGCGGTTGCCCATCGCGGCGCGCAACGGCGCGGGGATCGGGCCGGCATGCTCAATGGTGAGATAGGAAAGGCAGCGCCTGGCATCGAGCCGATAGGGCGCGGGGAAGGCGTCGGTCGGGCAGACGTCGAGACAGCGCCGGCAACGCCCGCAGCGATCGGCATGCGCCGCCGCCGGCGCGAGCGCGAGTGTCGTATAGATTTCCCCGAGCAACAGCCACGAGCCAAAGCGGCGCGAGACGAGATTGGTGTGCTTGCCCTGCCAGCCGAGGCCAGCGCGCGCCGCCAGCGGTTTTTCCATCACCGGCGCGGTATCAACGAACACTTTGACCTCCGCCCCGAAGCGCGAGACGATGAATTGCCCGAGATGCTTAAGCCGCCCCTTGATCAGATCGTGATAATCGCGGTTACGGGCATAGACCGAGATATTGCCATGCGCGGGCCGCGCCAAGGTCGCAAGCGCATCCCCCTCCGGCGCGTAGTTGAGGGCAAGCGCGATAACGCTGCGTGCCGCCGGCCAAAGCGCGCGGGGGCTTGCGCGCGCCTCGGCGCGGGCGGCGAGCCAGCCCATCTCGCCGTGAAATCCGGCGTCGAGAAAGGCTTTGAGCCGGTCGGCGGCGGCGGGATCGGGATCGGCGGGCGCGAACCCGACGGCGTCGAAGCCGAGCGCCAGCGCCTTGGTGCGGATCGCCTCAGCCGCGTCCACGATAGGGCTCAACGCCTTGGGGCGGCAGAAAAATCCCCGCAGGCGGCGCGCCGCTTTGCCAAAAAACATCGATCGGCAAGCCGCCGCGCGGATACCAGTAGCCGCCGATGCGAAGCCAGCGCGGCGCGATCGCGTCCGTCACCCGCTTGGCGATGGTGAGCGTGCAATCCTCATGAAAGGCGCCGTGATTGCGGAATGCGCCGAGGAAAAGCTTCAGCGATTTGCTCTCGAGGATCCAATCACCCGGGATGTAGTCGAGCACAATATGCGCGAAGTCCGGCTGGCCGGTGATCGGGCAAAGCGAGGTGAATTCCGGACAGGTGAAGCGAACGACATAATCGAGCCCCGGATGCGGATTGGCCACCCGCTCCAGAACCGCCGCCTCAGGGCTCGCCGGCAGGGACACGCGCGCGCCGAGCTGGGTCAACCCGGCGGGTGCCGCCGTTCCGCTTTCCGTCATCCGCGATCTCCCTCCTTTGCCCCCGCCCCCCAACCGGCGCGAAGCGCCGCCGCCGTCGCCGCCAGCCGCCCGTCCAGGATCGCCGCCCGCAGGCGCTGCATCAGATCCTGATAATAGCGGAGATTATGCCAGGTGAGCAGCATCGGGCCGAGGATTTCGCCAGACCGGAATAGATGATGGAGATAAGCCCTGGCGTGGCGGGTGCAGGCCGGACAGGCGCAGCCAGGATCGAGCGGCGCCGGATCATCGGCGAAGCGGGCATTGCGCAGATTGAGGACGCCGCGTGACGTATAGGCACGCGCGGTGCGCCCGGCGCGGGTCGGGATCACGCAGTCGAACATGTCGATCCCGCGCAGAACGGCTGCGATGATGTCATCCGGTGTCCCGACGCCCATGAGATAGCGCGGCTTCTCCGCCGGCAAGAGCGGCACCGTCGCCTCCAGGACCGCAAGCATCATCGCCTGCCCCTCACCGACCGCGAGCCCACCGACGGCATAGCCCTCGAAACCAATCGCCATCAACGCTTCGCACGCGCGGGCGCGCAGATCGGCATAGACACCGCCCTGGACGATGCCGAACAGGCCGTAGCCCGGGCGGGCGGGAAAGGCGGCGCGGCAACGCTCCGCCCAGCGCAGCGAAAGATCGAGCGAGAGCGCGGCGGCCTCATGGCTCGCCGGAAACGCGGTGCATTCATCGAGCACCATGCTGATCGTCGCGTCGAGCTTGCTCTGAATGTCGATCACGCGCTCGGGGGTGAGGCGGTGGGCGCTGCCGTCGATATGGGAGCGGAACGTGACGCCATCGGCGTCGAGCTTGCGCAATTTGGCGAGCGACATCACCTGAAACCCGCCGGAATCGGTCAGGATCGGCCCCGGCCAGTCCATCAGACGGTGCAACCCGCCCAAAGCGGCGACCCGCTCGGCGCCGGGGCGGAGCATGAGGTGATAGGTGTTGGCGAGCACGATCCCGGCGCCGGTCGCGCGCACCGCATCCGCCGTCATCGCCTTCACCGTCGCCGCCGTCCCGACCGGCATGAAGCACGGCGTCGCAACCGCGCCGTGCGCGGTGATAAGCGTGCCGGCGCGCGCCGCGCCATCGCGCCCGGCAAGCGTGAAGGAGAAATTCATGCGCGCGTCAGCAGCGAGGCGTCGCCATAGGAATAGAAACGATAGCCGGCGGCGATGGCATGCGCGTATGCCGCGCGCATGCGCGCAAGGCCCGAGAACGCCGCGACCAGCATGAACAAGGTCGAGCGCGGCAGATGAAAATTGGTGAGCAAGAGATCAGCGGTGCGGAAGACGTGGCCGGGGCGGAGAAAAATATCGGTCTCGCCAGCAAACGGCAGGACGTCGCCGGCCTCATTCACCGCGCTCTCCAGAAGCCGGAGTGTCGTCGTGCCGATAGCGACGATCCGCCCGCCGCGCGCCCGCGCCGCGTTGATCGCCGCCGCCGCCGCCGGGCTGATCTCCCCGCGCTCGGCATGCAGGCGATGGCGCGCGAGATCGGCGCCACGGGGCGGCAGAAACGTCCCCGCGCCGACATGAAGCGTGACGGTGACGCGCGCAACGCCACGCGCGGCAATGGCATCGAGCAAGGCCGGCGTGAAATGGAGCCCCGCCGTCGGCGCCGCGACCGCACCCTCGCGCGCCGCGAAAATCGTCTGGTAATCGCTCGCATCCTGAGCACTCGGGCCGTCGGGGCGGGTGATATAGGGCGGCAGGGCAAGCGCGCCGGCCTCGCGCAGCGCCGCGGCAAACGCCTCGCCATCGCGATCAAAGCGCAGGATCACGCCGCCATCGGGGTTGCGCGCCCTGACCTCGGCGCTCAAGCCGCCGTCGCAGACGATCCTGTCGCCAATGCGAAGCCGCCGCGCGTTTCGCGCCAGCGCGTGCCAGGTGCCATCCGCCAGGGGACGATCGAGGGTGATGCCGATCCGCGCCTCTCCGCGCCGCGCCGCGAGTTGCGCCGGGATCACGCGGGTATCGTTCGCGACCATCACATCCCCCGGCGCGAGCAGCGCCGGCAGATCGCGCATCACCCGATCCTCAAGCCCCGTGGGCGCAACCCGGAGAAGACGCGCGGCATCGCGCGGGCGCGCCGGGTGCTGCGCGATCCGCTCCGGCGGCAGATCGAAATCGAAATCCGCCTCGTTCACGGCAAAATCAGGCACTGATCAATCGGGCAGATAGCTCGCGATCTCGACGAGATTGCCGTCCGGATCGCGGCAATAGACCGACATCATCGGCCCGAGCGCGCCGGTGCGCGCAACCGGCCCCACCTCGACCGCAACCCCCTGCGTGAGAAGATGCGAGACGACATCGGCGGGGCTGACGGCGGTGATGAAACAGAGATCGGCGCTGCCCGGCAGGGCTTGCGCCGCGCGCGGCGAGAATTCCCGCCCCTCCTGATGGAGATTGAGCTTTTGGCCGCCGAATTTGAGCGCCGTCCGCTGCTCGGCGCCGAACACTTCGCGCTCCATACCGAGCACGCGCTGATACCAGGCGGCCGTGGCATCGAGATCACGGCAGGTGAGCACGAGATGATCGAGACGGTCGACGGTGAAGCGCATCATTCGAGCCCGTCGAAGAAATCATTGCCCTTATCGTCGATGACGATGAAGGCCGGGAAATTCTCGACCTCGATGCGCCAGATCGCCTCCATCCCGAGTTCGGGATATTCCAACACCTCGACCTTCTTGATGTTTTGCTCGGCGAGGATGGCGGCCGGGCCGCCGATGCTGCCGAGATAAAAGCCGCCATAGGTCTTGCAGGCCTCGCGCACCGCGCGCGAGCGATTCCCCTTGGCGAGCATCACCAGCGAGCCGCCGGCTTTTTGGAAATCGGCGACGTAGCTATCCATCCGCCCGGCCGTGGTCGGGCCGAAGGCGCCGGTCGCGTAGCCGGCCGGGGTCTTTGCCGGCCCGGCGTAATAGACCGGATGGTTCTTGAAATAATCGGGTAGCGCCTCGCCGCGATCGAGCCGCTCCTTGAGCTTGGCATGGGCGATGTCACGCGCGACGATCAGCGTCCCGGTGAGCGCGAGGCGGGTCTTGATCGGATAGCGCGAGAGGGTGCGCCGGATCTCCGCCATCCCCTGATTGAGATCGATTTTCACGACCTCGCCGCCAAGATCTTTTTCGGTGATCTCGGGCAGATATTGCGCGGGATCGGTCTCCAATTGCTCGAGAAAAACGCCATCGCGGGTGATCTTGGCCAGAATCTGGCGATCGGCGCTGCACGAGACGCCGATGCCGATCGGCAGCGAGGCGCCATGGCGCGGCAGACGGATGACACGCACGTCATGGCAGAAATATTTGCCGCCAAATTGCGCGCCGATGCCGATTTTGCGCGAAAGCTCGAGGATTTTCTCCTCCCAGGCGAGATCCCGGAAGGCATGAGCGGAGCGATCGCCCGCCGTCGGCAAGCCATCGAGATAGCGGGTCGAGGCGAGCTTCACGGTTTTCAGCGTCATCTCGGCGCTGGTGCCGCCGATCACCACCGCAAGATGATAGGGCGGGCAGGCCGAAGTGCCGAGCGTCTTCATCTTCGCTTCGATGAAGCCGAGCAGCTTTTCCGGCGTCAGCACGGCGCGCGATTCCTGATAAAGAAACGTCTTGTTCGCCGAGCCGCCGCCCTTGGCGATGAACTGGAAATGAAATTCCTCGGCATGCGCCTCGCCGGGGGCGGCGAGGATGTCGAACTGCACCGGGAGATTGTTGCCGGTGTTCACCTCCTCGAACATCGAAAGCGGCGCCATCTGCGAATAGCGGAGATTGGTTTCGGTGTAGGTGCGATGAACGCCATAAGCGAGCGCTTCCTCCTCGTCGCCCTCGACCCAGACGCGCTGGCCCTTTTTGCCGAACACGATGGCGGTGCCGGTATCCTGACACATCGGCAGAACGCCGCGGCCGGCGATCGCGGCGTTTTTGAGGAATTGCAGGGCGACGAAGCGATCATTCGCCGACGCCTCGGGATCATCGAGGATCGCCCGCAATTGCTGGAGATGGCCAGGGCGAAGCAGATGCGAGACATCGTGAAACGCCTGGAAGGCGAGTTCGCTCAAAACCTCGGGCGCGATGTGAAGAATATCACGCCCGGCGTGGGTCGTAACGCTCACGCCGGCAAGATCGAGCCGCTTCCACGGCACCTCGCCGGCGGCGAGGGGAAACATCGGCGCATAGCGGAATTCTGTCGGCCGTGGGGTGGGCTTGGCGGCTTTGGTATCCATCCTCTCACTCCTTGGCATCGGATTGCGGGCGCTTGCGGAATGCCGAAAGCTGCACCACCTGCGGCGTCCCCTGGGTCGGATCGGCGGTCGGTTCGGCGGCCGGTTCGGCGTCGGGCGGCGGGGTCGCGGTGCTTTCGCCCTCCGTCTCCGCCGGCGCCTCGGGGACACGGAATTGCAGGCCGAACTGCACCGCGGGATCGGCAAACGCGCTGATCGCGGCAAGCGGCACGGTAATGCGCGAGGGCACCCCGCCGAACGAGAGCCCGACACTGAACCGCGCCCGCTTCCGATCGAGCGCCAGATCCCAGAACTGATGCTGAAGCACGATGGTGATCTCGCGCGGGTATTGCGCGCGCAGCCGCGCCGGAATCTCGACGCCTGGCTGGTCGGTGCGGAAGGTGATGAAGAAATGATGCGCGCCGGGCAGGCCATGGCGCTCGGCGTACTCGATCGCGCGCGCCACCACCTCGCGCAGCGCCGCTTCCGCCCATGCGTCATACGGCAGCAGGCTTTCCGGCGGCGTCTCGTGGTCGTTGCTTCCGCTATCGTCTTCCATCATGTCCTCGTCTATCGCCGTTCCCTTAGCGCGCCCGCGCCAGAGAGGCAAAGCGCCGCGCCCGGCGGTCAAAACAGGCGCAGGATCACCGCGCCGCCAACGATAAGCGCGCCAGCGGCCAAGCGCACCGGGCCCAGCCGTTCGCCAACCACGACGCGCGCGAGCACCATGCCGAACAGGATCGCGGTCTCACGCAAGGCGGCGATCGCGGCGATCGGCGCCCGCGTCATCGCCCATAGCGCAAGCCCGTAGGAGCCGATGGCGCTCGCCGCCGCGACTATGCCGATCATCCAGCGCCGGAGCGGCAAAGCCGCCAGCGCCCGGCCGCGCCCGAACGCGGTCGCGCCCATGAACAAGACACCGGTCGCGAAGAACGTCGCCAAGGTGTAGGCAAACGGCGCCCGCGAAAGCCGCGCCCCGATCCCGTCATTGAGCGTATAGGCGGCGATGACGGCGATATTGAGGAGGGCGAACAGGGTCGCCCGGCCATGCGGCGCCGCCCCTCGCGACAGCGCCAGAGAGAGCACGCCGAGCGAAATCAGCGCGACCCCGAGGCCGCGCGCCGGCGCCAGGGCCTCGCCCCAGACCAGCCCGAGCAGCGCAAGGACGAGCGGCGGCAAACCGCGCATCAGCGGGTAGAGATGGGCCATCTCGCCGGTCTGATACGCCTTCATCAGCAGGAAGAAATAAGCGACGTGCAAGAGGGTGGAGAGGGCGAGCGCCGGATAGCTCGCCGCCGCCGGCAGACCGAGAAAGGGCAGCAGAACGAGCGCGAGCACCACCCCGCCAGCCAACAGCGCCGCGGTTTCAAGCCCTTTGTCCGACCCCGCCTTGAGCGCGACATTCCAGCCGGCGTGCAAAAGCGCGCCGCCGAGCACCGCCGCCATGACGTCGAGCGGCAGACCGCCGGCCGGCACTCAGGGGGTTCCGGCGCCCGCGGCGAGGGCGGATTTCTCGCGCACCGTTTCGAGAGCGGCAAGCACCGAGGTTTCGGTGAGGATCGGCGGCAACACCACCGGCGGCCGGTCGCCACCGGGATAGAGGACATAGAGCGGCACGCCATCATGGTTGAATTGGCGCAAAAAGGCGGTGATCTCAGGGTCTTGGCGGGTCCAGTCGCCGACCATGTAGGTGACGTCGCGATCCGCGAGCGCGCGGCGGATTTCCGCCGAATCGAGCGCCATTCGCTCATTGACGAGACAGGTGACACACCACGCCGCGGTCATGTTGACGAGAACCGGCCGCCCGGCGGCGCGCAGTGCGGCAAGCGTCGCGCGGGAATAGGGGGTCGCGCCCCCCTCGCCGCCATTGGCCTCGGCGAGGAGCGATGGCGGCGCGGCGACGGCGGCGAGGCCGGAGAGAATCGCGAGCGCCGCCAGCACCGCGGTCACCATCACCGATTGCGCGATCCGGCGCAGCCGCGGCGTTGGGCTCTGCTGGCCGATGCCGAGCAGCCAGCCGGCGAAGCCGAGCAATACAAGCCCGGCGCCGAGCCCGAGTACGCCGGCCGATCCCGCCTCGCGCGAGACCACCCAGGCAAGCCAGGCGACAGCGCCATACATCGGAAACGCCAGCCCCTGACGCAGCCATTCCATCCACCGGCCCGGCCGCGGCAGGACACGCCCGAGCCCAGGCAGCAGAGCGAGCAGCAGATAGGGTGCCGCGAGCCCAAGCCCCATTGCGAGAAAGACGCCAAGCGCCGCCGCCGGCTTCGCAACCATCGCCGCCGCCAGCGCCGCCCCCATGAACGGCGCCGTGCACGGGGTCGCGACCAGAACCGCGAGCAGACCGGTGAAGAACGAGCCGGCAAGACCATGCCGCCCGGCGAAGCTCTGGCCAAGGCCAGTCACCCCGCCGCCGAGCGAGAACACGCCAGAAAGATTGAGCCCGACGCCAAACAATAGCCACGCCATGGCGGTGACCGAGGCCGGGGACTGAAACTGAAACCCCCAGCCCGCAGCAGCGCCACTCGCGCGGAGCGCGATCAAGATGCCGCCGAGGACGACGAACGTCGCCATCACGCCGGCCGCATAGGCAAGCGCATGGACGATCACGGCGCGGCGCCGGGCATAGCCGAACTGCGCAAGGCCGATCGCCTTCATCGCCAGCACCGGAAAAACGCACGGCATGAAATTGAGGATCAGCCCGCCCAGCAGGCCGAAGATCAGGCTCTGCCACAGCGGCAGCGCGGTGGTGGAGGGTAGCGGCACGACACCAGGATGGGCAATGATGGCAACGGCGCGTTTTGGATCGCCATCGAATTCAATGATGCCGGAAAGGTCGGCGTTGGCGTCAAAGCCCGGCAGCGTTGCGAGCGAGAGAAAAAACCGCCGCCCCGCCTTCTCGCGCATCTCCTCGGCATTGGGGTCGATCAGTCCCGGGCGATCAGGAAAAAAATACGGCCGCCCGGCAAAAACCCGGGCCATCTCGTCGCCCTTCGCGATCGCCGGGGTGACGATGAGACGACCCTCCGGCGTGACTACCGCCGGCCAGCCGAGGCGGTGCGGCAGGCGCGCTTCGGCGGCGGCGAACAACGCCGACTCCGCCGCCGGCGTCACCGGGCCGGGCGCGAGGGTGAGATGAAACTCTGCCTCCTCAGGCACGCAAAGCTTGGCGCAGACCAGCCAGGTGGCGTGGGCAGTGATGGCGAGCGCGCCGGTTTGCCCCGCTGGCGGCGTGAAACGCCGCGCCAGCAGCACCTCGCCGGTATAGCCATAGACCGTAACCGGCCCCTCGGTGATCCGCTCGGGCGCCGGCCAGACGAAATCGCCGGCGTCGCCGGGCGTGAACGAAAGCGTCGGCGGCGCACCGGCGGCGCCGGGGTTTTTCCAGTAGATGTGCCAGCCCGGGGCGAGTCGGAAGCGGAGCCCGAGCCGCAACGGCGCGCCCGGCATGTAGGAATCGCTCTCGCTGACCAGGGTCACGGTGTCGCGCGCGGTCACGGCCGGCGCGCTTTCCGCCGCCGACGCCGGCGCCAGCATGCGCAGGCCGAGCAGCGCCGCGATCGCGAACGCCAGCGCCCATCGCTTCAACCGCACGTCAAAACGCATCGCGAGCTTCCCATTTCCCCATCATAGGTCCGCGTGTCACACGCAGGCGTGGCCGCGTCCGCCCTCTCTCGCGGCGGCAAAGCACATGCTAGGAAGCGCGGCATGGACACCGCTTTCTCCGAGCTGCCGATGGCCGCCGCCCTGCCCGAACTCTGCGAGGCGTTGCGGGCGCGACCGAACGCCATTGTGGTCGCTCCGCCCGGCGCCGGCAAGACCACGCTGGTGCCGCTCGCGCTTCTCGAGGCCCCCTGGGTCGCGGGCGGGCGCATTTTAATGCTGGAGCCGCGGCGGGTCGCCGCGCGTGCTGCGGCGCGGCGCATGGCGGCGCTGCGCGGGGAGGCGGTCGGTGGCGTCATCGGCTATCGCACCCGGATCGACGCCGCGGTTTCCGCCGCGACCCGGATCGAAGTCATCACCGAGGGCCTTCTGCTCCGCCGGCTGCTCGCCGATCCCGGGCTCGAAGGGGTCGCCGCGGTCATTCTCGACGAGGTGCATGAACGCTCGCTCGAGGCCGATCTCGCGCTCGCGCTGCTCCGCGATGCGCAATCCCTGTTCCGCCCCGATCTCAGGCTGATCGCAATGTCGGCGACCGCCGAGAGCGATCGCCTCGCACGCCGGCTCGATGCCGCCGTGATCACCTGTGAGGTCCGCCCGCACCCGGTCGAGATCAGCCACGCCACGCGCGATCTCGCGAGCCCGCGCGAGCTGCCCGAGGCGATGGCGCGCGCGATCCAGGGCGTTCTTGCCGCCACCGGAGACGCGGCCGGCGACATTCTCGCCTTTCTTCCCGGCATGGCGGAAATCCGCCGGGTGATGGCGCTCTTGGAGGGATGCAAGGCGACTTTGCTCGCCTTGCACGGCGATCTCCCCCCCGCCGAGCAGGACCGCGCGCTGACCCCGGCCGCCGGGCGGCGCGTCGTCCTCGCGAGCGCGATCGCCGAGACCTCGCTCACCGTCCCCGGCGTGCGGGTGGTCATCGATGGCGGTTTTCGTCGTGCCCCGGTGCTCGATCCGGGGACGGGCCTCACTCGGTTGACGACGCGGCGGATCAGCCGCGCGAGCGCGACCCAACGCGCCGGCCGCGCCGGGCGGGAGGGTCCGGGGCGTGCGCTCCGGCTGTGGACGGCAGCGCTGGAGCGGGGACTTGCGCCCGCCGATCCGCCGGAAATCCACAACGCGGAGCTTTCATCCCTGGCGCTCACCGCCGCCGCCTGGGGCACCGCCCCCGAGGGGGATATAGCGATCGTCAAATCAGCTCCCAATTTGGCAGCACTCACGGGGTTGTGAAGGGTAGGTTTGGTATTGGTTGCCTGGCTGCCGCCTCGCGGCGGGGTTGCGGTTTGGGCGCATTGGGTACG
This portion of the Acidibrevibacterium fodinaquatile genome encodes:
- a CDS encoding Crp/Fnr family transcriptional regulator, with amino-acid sequence MQAFFDAASYTKVGSGTVFVHDGEKSPFYFNINRGMTRSFKILPDGRRQILNFGMPGTLMGLSQKADFDFSIESITDVSLCRFSKDKVDFYSNKHPELRKAIMDKLMYELAESRMHILALGKMSAKERLAFFLIKQNAIGMKIYGQMNKIILPMSRYDISDYLGVTTETISRTFTQFESEGLITSLKASEIVIRDRRRLAALAGGMT
- a CDS encoding OmpA family protein, with amino-acid sequence MLSRFSSLRAALLLSAAIAVAGCNPWWRQTLSDYPVFFTPGSAALNETAKAVIQVAADYAKQHTNQNIVVNGYTDLSGSAAANAALSAERAKAVTEQLVIDGVARERIHYNANGPSDALLSGQADRRVDITIGG
- a CDS encoding ribbon-helix-helix domain-containing protein gives rise to the protein MSGLVKRSVTLAGHRTSIALEAEFWAALVACAEARGMALAALVAEIDAARTSEQGLASALRVFVLRNFSCR
- the queG gene encoding tRNA epoxyqueuosine(34) reductase QueG, which produces MDAAEAIRTKALALGFDAVGFAPADPDPAAADRLKAFLDAGFHGEMGWLAARAEARASPRALWPAARSVIALALNYAPEGDALATLARPAHGNISVYARNRDYHDLIKGRLKHLGQFIVSRFGAEVKVFVDTAPVMEKPLAARAGLGWQGKHTNLVSRRFGSWLLLGEIYTTLALAPAAAHADRCGRCRRCLDVCPTDAFPAPYRLDARRCLSYLTIEHAGPIPAPLRAAMGNRIYGCDDCLAVCPWNRFAVAGREAKLAARADLIAPPLADLAGLGEEGFRRHFSGSPIKRIGWRRFLRNVLYAIGNSNNINLAAVARRHCAADDPVIAEAASWALARLAA
- the queF gene encoding preQ(1) synthase, whose amino-acid sequence is MTESGTAAPAGLTQLGARVSLPASPEAAVLERVANPHPGLDYVVRFTCPEFTSLCPITGQPDFAHIVLDYIPGDWILESKSLKLFLGAFRNHGAFHEDCTLTIAKRVTDAIAPRWLRIGGYWYPRGGLPIDVFWQSGAPPAGIFLPPQGVEPYRGRG
- the tgt gene encoding tRNA guanosine(34) transglycosylase Tgt is translated as MNFSFTLAGRDGAARAGTLITAHGAVATPCFMPVGTAATVKAMTADAVRATGAGIVLANTYHLMLRPGAERVAALGGLHRLMDWPGPILTDSGGFQVMSLAKLRKLDADGVTFRSHIDGSAHRLTPERVIDIQSKLDATISMVLDECTAFPASHEAAALSLDLSLRWAERCRAAFPARPGYGLFGIVQGGVYADLRARACEALMAIGFEGYAVGGLAVGEGQAMMLAVLEATVPLLPAEKPRYLMGVGTPDDIIAAVLRGIDMFDCVIPTRAGRTARAYTSRGVLNLRNARFADDPAPLDPGCACPACTRHARAYLHHLFRSGEILGPMLLTWHNLRYYQDLMQRLRAAILDGRLAATAAALRAGWGAGAKEGDRG
- the queA gene encoding tRNA preQ1(34) S-adenosylmethionine ribosyltransferase-isomerase QueA; this translates as MPDFAVNEADFDFDLPPERIAQHPARPRDAARLLRVAPTGLEDRVMRDLPALLAPGDVMVANDTRVIPAQLAARRGEARIGITLDRPLADGTWHALARNARRLRIGDRIVCDGGLSAEVRARNPDGGVILRFDRDGEAFAAALREAGALALPPYITRPDGPSAQDASDYQTIFAAREGAVAAPTAGLHFTPALLDAIAARGVARVTVTLHVGAGTFLPPRGADLARHRLHAERGEISPAAAAAINAARARGGRIVAIGTTTLRLLESAVNEAGDVLPFAGETDIFLRPGHVFRTADLLLTNFHLPRSTLFMLVAAFSGLARMRAAYAHAIAAGYRFYSYGDASLLTRA
- a CDS encoding VOC family protein — its product is MRFTVDRLDHLVLTCRDLDATAAWYQRVLGMEREVFGAEQRTALKFGGQKLNLHQEGREFSPRAAQALPGSADLCFITAVSPADVVSHLLTQGVAVEVGPVARTGALGPMMSVYCRDPDGNLVEIASYLPD
- a CDS encoding fumarate hydratase, which translates into the protein MDTKAAKPTPRPTEFRYAPMFPLAAGEVPWKRLDLAGVSVTTHAGRDILHIAPEVLSELAFQAFHDVSHLLRPGHLQQLRAILDDPEASANDRFVALQFLKNAAIAGRGVLPMCQDTGTAIVFGKKGQRVWVEGDEEEALAYGVHRTYTETNLRYSQMAPLSMFEEVNTGNNLPVQFDILAAPGEAHAEEFHFQFIAKGGGSANKTFLYQESRAVLTPEKLLGFIEAKMKTLGTSACPPYHLAVVIGGTSAEMTLKTVKLASTRYLDGLPTAGDRSAHAFRDLAWEEKILELSRKIGIGAQFGGKYFCHDVRVIRLPRHGASLPIGIGVSCSADRQILAKITRDGVFLEQLETDPAQYLPEITEKDLGGEVVKIDLNQGMAEIRRTLSRYPIKTRLALTGTLIVARDIAHAKLKERLDRGEALPDYFKNHPVYYAGPAKTPAGYATGAFGPTTAGRMDSYVADFQKAGGSLVMLAKGNRSRAVREACKTYGGFYLGSIGGPAAILAEQNIKKVEVLEYPELGMEAIWRIEVENFPAFIVIDDKGNDFFDGLE
- a CDS encoding SspB family protein encodes the protein MMEDDSGSNDHETPPESLLPYDAWAEAALREVVARAIEYAERHGLPGAHHFFITFRTDQPGVEIPARLRAQYPREITIVLQHQFWDLALDRKRARFSVGLSFGGVPSRITVPLAAISAFADPAVQFGLQFRVPEAPAETEGESTATPPPDAEPAAEPTADPTQGTPQVVQLSAFRKRPQSDAKE